The DNA region TCAGGGTGACCGACAGGCCGGGCCAGAAACCCCGCCCAGCCCGGATTTCCCCGTCATTGGCCCGGCTGTTGTGGTTGGAGCCGATGGTGGCCCCGGCGGCCATGTTGGAAAGGCCCTGGATCATGGAGGCAATGAGGAACGAGTTGTTGTGGTGCTGCTCGTGGATCGGGAAGACAAGGTTGTTCAGGAGTTCGCAGCAGGAAACAGTAGAATTATCACCCAGTACCGAGTGGATGAGTCGGGCGCCGTACTTAAGGTTACTGTTGCGGCCCATGACGAAGCGCACCGCCTTGGATCCGTAGAAGGCGTGGCAGCCGTAGCCTACGATGCCGTTCACCATTTCTACCCCTTCCCCAATTTGGCTGGACTCCTTGGACGATGAAAGGATGGTCAGGTTTTTGAGCTTGTTGGCCCCTTTGATATAGGCCGCTTCCCCCACATCCACATCCTTGATCACCGCGCAGCTTTTTAGTACAGATCCGGAGCCGACGATCCCGTAGAGCCCCCGTTTGGCAGCATAGTTTTGCTGGGTGATGGCGGTGAGTTTTTCTACCAGCTCCGTATCATCCCGGTAGCAGGCCCAGAGATAGGCGTCGGCGCATATCATGTCCCTGAAGGGAAGTATGGACCGCCCCCCGGCTTCGTTCATCACATCGATCCAGACCCGCACATCCTCGGTTTCTCCTTCTTTGAGGGTCCCGTTGCCGAACTTGGCATGGTTGGTGGTCTGCATCTCGTCTATCCGGGAAAGGATCACCCGATCGCCGATGATATAGTGGGAAATGTAGGAGCAATCATGAATAGCGGTGTTGTCCCCGATGTCGCAGGAGATAATGGTACTGTTTCTGATCCCTGCGAGTATGCAGAAATCGTGGTGTTGCAGAAGCAGGCCCCGCAGTTCTCCCAGGCGTATGAGGCCGTAGAAATTTGAATTTCGTATCAGGGAGGGATCAAATGGATCGCTTACCAGAAAATTGTCCCAGTTGGAACAGAAGTTGTCGTTTTTTACCAGTATTTCTATTTCCTGGACCGTGAGCTTCCGCCAGGTACGGTCGGGGTTCGGGGCTTGTTCGTTCCGCAGCCAGTATTCATCCTTTCCCGGGGGGAGGTATTCCAGGGGGATAAAATCGTAACCGTAGCGCTCAGGGAGCCGGGTGGATATTTCAGTCATTGAATGGGTACCTCATGTAAATCTTTTCGCAGTATTTTTACTGCAAAGGGTATGGCAAAGAAGAAGGATGCAATGTCCGATATGGGTTGGCTTATCTGAATGCCTAAAAGGCCCAGGATGGGAGGGAAGATGAGCAGCGAGGGTAGGAGGAAGAGGCCCTGCCGGGCCAGGGAGAGTATGCTGGCTTCCCGTGCTTTGCCCATGGTTTGGGTCATCATACTGACCAGGGCTACCCAGCCGATGAAGGGCATGGCGATACAGTGAAAGCGGAGATACCGGGCGCCCATGAAGATGACATCCGCATCATCCCGGCGGAACAGGGAAATTATCCGGGGGGCGAAGACGGCCATCAGTATGGCCAGGACCGACATGGTGATGGTGGCAAAACCAACGCAGAACCAGAAGGCTTTTTTTACCCGGTCATAGCGTTTGGCCCCGTAGTTAAAGCCGCAGACCGGCTGGAAGCCCTGTCCCATGCCCATCACGGCGGATCCGGCGATAATGCCGATCCGGTTAACGATGGATATAGCTGCGATAGCTGCGTCCCCGTATACACCCGCAAGGTGGTTGATAACGATGGTCATGGCGCTCTGCATACCCTGCCTGAGCAGGGACGGGAAGCCCCCCCGGAGGATCTCCTTATAGTTTCGGATGCTGGGGGAAAAGTGCCGCGGGTTAATAGGGATATTCCCCTTCCTGACATATCCCATGGTAATGAGAACAGAGCAACTTACAAACTGGCTTATGGCAGTTGCCAGGGAAGCCCCCATGACGCCCATCTTACACACAAAGATAAGCAGGGGATCCAGGAGCACATTGAGAATGGCTCCGGTCATCATGCCAATCATGCCGGAGAAGGAACTACCCTGGAAGCGGAGCTGGTTGTTCAGTACCAGGGAGGAGGCCATGAAGGGCGCTCCGATAAGGATGAAACGCATATAGGAGATGGCGTAGGGAAGAATTGTAGGGGTGGACCCCAGGGCGCGGACCAGGGGATTGATAAGGATAAGCCCCGTAGTGGCAATAAGGGCGCCCACGATGAGGCAGGAGAAAAACCCCGTGGCTGCCATTTGGGAGGCACGTTCAACCCGCTGTGCCCCAAGTTCCCGGGAGATATAGTTACCCGAACCTTGGCCGAAGAGAAAGCCCATGGCCTGGATAATCGCCATCAGGGGGAAAACTATCCCCACCGAGGCTACTGCGCTGGTTCCCAGGGAGCTGACAAAGTAGGTATCCGCCATATTATAGAGACCGGAGATCA from Treponema primitia ZAS-2 includes:
- a CDS encoding MATE family efflux transporter produces the protein MNKISNPNQNETKLKQMTTTPVEKLVVTLGIPSMAIMMISGLYNMADTYFVSSLGTSAVASVGIVFPLMAIIQAMGFLFGQGSGNYISRELGAQRVERASQMAATGFFSCLIVGALIATTGLILINPLVRALGSTPTILPYAISYMRFILIGAPFMASSLVLNNQLRFQGSSFSGMIGMMTGAILNVLLDPLLIFVCKMGVMGASLATAISQFVSCSVLITMGYVRKGNIPINPRHFSPSIRNYKEILRGGFPSLLRQGMQSAMTIVINHLAGVYGDAAIAAISIVNRIGIIAGSAVMGMGQGFQPVCGFNYGAKRYDRVKKAFWFCVGFATITMSVLAILMAVFAPRIISLFRRDDADVIFMGARYLRFHCIAMPFIGWVALVSMMTQTMGKAREASILSLARQGLFLLPSLLIFPPILGLLGIQISQPISDIASFFFAIPFAVKILRKDLHEVPIQ
- a CDS encoding DUF4954 family protein, whose product is MTEISTRLPERYGYDFIPLEYLPPGKDEYWLRNEQAPNPDRTWRKLTVQEIEILVKNDNFCSNWDNFLVSDPFDPSLIRNSNFYGLIRLGELRGLLLQHHDFCILAGIRNSTIISCDIGDNTAIHDCSYISHYIIGDRVILSRIDEMQTTNHAKFGNGTLKEGETEDVRVWIDVMNEAGGRSILPFRDMICADAYLWACYRDDTELVEKLTAITQQNYAAKRGLYGIVGSGSVLKSCAVIKDVDVGEAAYIKGANKLKNLTILSSSKESSQIGEGVEMVNGIVGYGCHAFYGSKAVRFVMGRNSNLKYGARLIHSVLGDNSTVSCCELLNNLVFPIHEQHHNNSFLIASMIQGLSNMAAGATIGSNHNSRANDGEIRAGRGFWPGLSVTLKHPSRFASFTLIAKGNYPYELNITLPFSLVNNNVRRDRLEVMPAYFWMYNLYALERNSWKASDRDKRVVKVQHIETDYLAPDTAEEIIAALAQIETWMSDAGTPASGPALSVQFQDSTDEEDPEYAYIPETGEEIPAPGLERHKRRAVLLKPRKARSAYLEMLRFYAIKALIARLESSPGLSFEGLVAELESPGSNTERVTEWVNLGGQIVPAFRVDKLRAQIREGKLDSWDAIHRAYDEFWDAYPLDKARHAWGVLRFLQKGENPLTDAAAFCGELDRVLETQRWITDQVYRSRAKDFHDPFRSITYRNREEMDQVAGNAENNFFIKLTRERLGQFEETVKVLKERV